In one window of Henckelia pumila isolate YLH828 chromosome 1, ASM3356847v2, whole genome shotgun sequence DNA:
- the LOC140875283 gene encoding dual specificity protein phosphatase 1 isoform X1, with amino-acid sequence MEGGIFRERLKALAQIMQALKMVKEDNVPCEIEEGVYLGSLGAANDKITLKSLNITHVLTVASSLSPAHPNDFVYKTIPVLDKEDVLISQYFDECFAFIEEARTTGGGVLVHCFAGRSRSVTVVVAYLMFKNRMPLLEALEHVKILRPVASPNLGFMSQLHGFERSLQGANTDTVLQV; translated from the exons ATGGAAGGTGGCATTTTTAGGGAACGATTGAAAGCCTTAGCACAAATCATGCAAGCACTAAAAATGGTTAAAGAAGACAATGTTCCTTGTGAAATTGAAGAG GGTGTTTACTTAGGCTCACTTGGAGCTGCCAATGATAAGATCACTTTGAAAAGCTTGAACATCACGCATGTATTGACAGTTGCTAGCTCTTTGTCCCCGGCTCATCCAAATGATTTTGTATACAAAACTATTCCAG TACTTGATAAAGAAGATGTGCTTATATCGCAGTACTTTGATGAATGTTTTGCATTTATAGAAGAAGCAAGAACCACAGGTGGTGGGGTCTTGGTTCACTGCTTTGCTGGAAGATCACGaag CGTCACGGTTGTTGTTGCTTATCTGATGTTTAAAAATCGTATGCCCTTATTGGAAGCACTCGAGCATGTGAAGATATTGCGACCGGTGGCATCGCCTAACTTAGGCTTTATGTCACAGCTCCATGGGTTTGAGCGATCTCTTCAAG GAGCCAACACTGATACGGTGCTTCAAGTTTAG
- the LOC140875283 gene encoding dual specificity protein phosphatase 1 isoform X2 codes for MEGGIFRERLKALAQIMQALKMVKEDNVPCEIEEGVYLGSLGAANDKITLKSLNITHVLTVASSLSPAHPNDFVYKTIPEEARTTGGGVLVHCFAGRSRSVTVVVAYLMFKNRMPLLEALEHVKILRPVASPNLGFMSQLHGFERSLQGANTDTVLQV; via the exons ATGGAAGGTGGCATTTTTAGGGAACGATTGAAAGCCTTAGCACAAATCATGCAAGCACTAAAAATGGTTAAAGAAGACAATGTTCCTTGTGAAATTGAAGAG GGTGTTTACTTAGGCTCACTTGGAGCTGCCAATGATAAGATCACTTTGAAAAGCTTGAACATCACGCATGTATTGACAGTTGCTAGCTCTTTGTCCCCGGCTCATCCAAATGATTTTGTATACAAAACTATTCCAG AAGAAGCAAGAACCACAGGTGGTGGGGTCTTGGTTCACTGCTTTGCTGGAAGATCACGaag CGTCACGGTTGTTGTTGCTTATCTGATGTTTAAAAATCGTATGCCCTTATTGGAAGCACTCGAGCATGTGAAGATATTGCGACCGGTGGCATCGCCTAACTTAGGCTTTATGTCACAGCTCCATGGGTTTGAGCGATCTCTTCAAG GAGCCAACACTGATACGGTGCTTCAAGTTTAG